The following nucleotide sequence is from Aythya fuligula isolate bAytFul2 chromosome 22, bAytFul2.pri, whole genome shotgun sequence.
gaGAAACTCTGGGAGATGGGAAATTTCGAGCAATGTAGGCTAAGGAGATAAGAGAGAACATTATTACATAGCCACGAGTGCTGTGAGTGCAGTGGAAATCGCATCTAAAAAATGAGCATAATTCAGATAAGCAGCATAATGACAGCTCAGAAAAGCACTGTAAAGGACACGAAGGAAGAGGTGACTGCTGCTGAGGGTAATAACAATAAGGCATTATCTGCCCTTCAGCAAACTGATGAAGTGTTGTACAGATAGCACAGTAGGTTAGGTACTGACAGACCCCATTTCCAGTCCCAGCCACGTCACTCACCTGAGCAGGATAAGCAAGGTCAGGCCACTTCATCTCTTTGCCACTCTTTAAGTTGtttggagaaggaagttatCCTGACTGGCATTTGTTCAGCACCTGACACATGGGGACTCTAGTTTTAGTCAGTGCCTTACCCCTAACCAGCACACAGTAATCTGTCGTGTTAGCTAGCACACAAAATGCTTGGGGAATGGAGAAAGCTCCATTTCCAGGAGCTCCAcacctcccagctgcagcctcctttctgtgctgctcaCTAATCTGACCCCTGCCTGGCCTTGTCTGCACACAGCTGTCAGCAGGCCCAGTCCTGCCATTTCTTAGATTACAGCTGCTGTTACTGCTTCCAAGGCATTGTGATCAAAGTTTGAGATCTGCCATTCAACCTGTATCATGCTGGCAGGTTCTTTGTACTTCAAATGAGATTATAGCTTGTACAAGCTCAATGACCCTTCTGAAATGACCCAATTGCTTGGGTCCACGTCCCAATCCCAAATGGCAATAGTGCCCAGCCTGCTCATAAACACTCTGCAGTGTTAATGCTTGTTGATGAGGATGAGTGAGTTCAACAACCTTTTGCAGAGGGAAGTTAGAAGCAATTCTGTTACCCGCTCACCATTTTCTTTTGGGAGCAATAGCAACTGGAATGTCAGGGCTTCTTTTAAGCAACACCTAACTTGTCAGTCAAAGTCAAGAAAGACCTTTAGCTTTCAGGCTTTTAAGGGGATTTCAACTCCTGCAATTTTCTGGTGTCACAGTACACCTGCAATCCCCCTTTGACATCCTACCTCTGTAAACACAAGGTTCAATGGACTTTTTCGCTAAGACAATGCTTGGCACTTGTCACAGTGAAAGAGCAGTGCTTATTTGGACTGGAATACTCCACAAAGGTATCAATGTTTGTTACATATTTGCCTAGGCAGCCCACAATTTAAaggtaacattttttaaaaaaacagcgTGATTATTGATTTTCACTgtgagtggagaaaaaaaaacaggcacaaGAGAATCTCTTTCTTCTGAAGCAAGAAGATTCAGCACCTCTTTGAAAAAGGAGATGATCTGTAATTTGTCAGCTACTGTTCTAAAGAGATAAGTTTACATACATAGACTTCAAAGTCTTCAAGGGATGTTTTACAGAACCATCTTAAAAACCCAATaaacctgtgctttttttttatttccagatgaTTAACACATACTCATAGTGCTTTGCCTTGATTTTAAGGCTGTGTTTTATTGCTGACAATGAACTTTAGCAATAAAGCTGCTATACTTTAATGCAGAAAGCAGGTTCTTCAGACCCCACTCTTCTTCATATGGTTTAAGCTGCCTTTTTCGAAGAGCAGCAATGCATTAATGCCTTGCTTTTCAAGTTACACTTCCCCTGCCCTTACCCTGAAGTCATTATTGACCTCTCCAGACAACACAGACAATTGAAGGATGCACTACTTGtgttattgctttaaaaaagaaatgaccCTAGACTTGATTAGAGAAGAACACAAAGGGCCATGAGAAAGTACTTTGGATCAAGAAGATAAGCTACTGTTCTTACTCTGCACAAAAGTAAAGGGCAATGGAATCTGACTAAATTTACCAAAACAGCAAaagtaatgcttttaaaagcaacCACCCCCAAATCACACATAAACTGCATTACCATAAATTACCAGAAGGACTCTAAGCTTAGTGAAATTGAGACCcatttatttagtatttaagCAGCTAAGAATGAGGTGATATCACACATGCAATACCAAAGCATAATTTAGCAACCAGCGGAGAGTGCGTGGGGAAAAGGATTCTCCAAAGTGACACCTTACGCCCCAAGTGTAGAggattatttctattttctcctaAATACTGAGTTCCGACACCAACTAGAAAGTAGAGTAGGTGATCCATTGTTCAATAATTAAACAACAAGGGACTTGCCAATAGGAAAGGGCAACATCGTTTATTAAGGTAAATACAATCTCAGCAGAACTGTTATTTTTGTAAGCCTAGATAATAAACTTCTTTCTCCTGATATTTACATCGATGTTGTTTCACTGGCTTCTTTGTAGGATGAGTACACACTTTTGAGAAGTGGTTGAACAGGTTATCTGCTTTGAGTTacttttattaagaaaagaagaagctaTTCAACAGCAAGGGATATTAACAGCTTATACGAAAGCTTTCTTGAGGACTTCAGATGCTATGCACATATTTCATAGAGGAGTTCAGGATGGCCATGCCATTGAGTTCACGTAGTTGAACAATATGCctgaaaagacaacaaaaaggTTGCTCAGAGATATGAGCTGACTAACAACAGAAGTTTTTAGCCACCACTGCTCTGCTGTACCCCATGACCAAACCATCCAGGATTTTTAATGCTACATTTAAAGTAACAGGACAATGTTTCTAAATTATTATTCCCcacaataaaggaaaacataagtTCTATATAATATTTGACAGTTGTTCAAATAGGTGAAATTTCAAATTAACAGAAGCAACTAAACAAGGTCTTTCCCTTTCGTATCTGGGGAGCGTTTTGCAAATCTCAGAGCAGATAGTTCAGCTATTGCTCATCTGAGAACTCCAGCAGGAGCAAAGTACTTCAACTTCCAGAACCTAAACGTTatcctttgctttcttcagtggTTCTGCAGGAATAGTAAGTGTGCTGAAATTCAATTCTACCAGAATGCAGCTCGGTGTCCAACTGACAGTTTGCAGCTAGCTAGGACTTGGCACACTcttggcaggcagcagcacaggcattCTTTGCTGACATTTATACTTTTGTTTTGCGCTCATTTCTCTGACCTCTACAGAGAGAACACCGCTTCTCCCATTCTTCCAGCAGAAGCAACATCAAACAATGTGAAATAAACTGAAGGAATAAACTTAAATAAGACAACTAAGAACACAAAACTCCTAAAGCAAATTTGTGTGGACAGTACCACAAATGGACATTCCATTGGAGGAAGAGTGATACATTTCACAGGATAGTTAAACAAACGCCTCATCTGCTCTGTACCTGCCAGGTCTATGGATGGCATTGACATTCTATTTTGGCATTACTAGATTTccctatttttccttttttttttttccctctttttatttttcctcccagcaGGCTCTAGTTCCCAAATAAGTTCCCATGTCAGTTTTGCAAGAATTATCGACTAGTAACAAGTGAacagtgcagaagaaaaatatttatttatggaatACCTTGGTTCAGCGACACACAGCTTCCCCAGAGCAATTGCAGCATTTTCCTGCACTGAAGTTCTTGTAGCATCACCACCAGCGTGTTTCAACAAAGTCATCACAACATTGGAATTCAGTAAGGATGTTGCTGCTCCAGGAACTACGAGGCACTGGccaaggcagaaagcagcatttcccACAATGATTTCATTCTCTGAGTCCAAGAGCTTCAACAGCACACTGAACCCTGTGAACAAGAGTGATTTTTTGTACAGAAAGCACAGACTTGTTCAAATAGCACTGATATTTTCTGTTGCCTTTACCTGAACTACGCGAGAGCAAGCATTGTTCCATGGAGTGtatttttctagatttttttttttctagaaaacttTGAAGAGCAAGGGAATTTCTTAGCAAGGTTCAAGGTCCAGTCCTACTTCACCTACCTATACAGTTTTCTCACAAAATTCAACCTACACTCTACTCTCCATTTGTTAAGTGTTCCCCTGAAACTGAACATGCCACCTTTGTTGTTTGCTAAGGGATATTGCGCTGAATTTGAAAAAGCAACCCCTCTCACCCTACCATACCAGCAAACCAGGAACAGGGCTGAGATTGTGGAAAGAGcaggtgggaaaaaaaggaaaaggaacataaaaaagctctgtgtgtgtgtataaatgtaTGCTTAGCTTACacaaagcagctcagctccctgtaCTTCTGTAACCTACACTAACGTACAGCAGCAGACTATTTGGGCTATACTCCTGACACAGAGTTAtacagtggctgctgctggcatctgTGAACAGAAGCCCCATCTCCTCAGGCCATACAGTCTAGGAAGAGGCTGCTTTCAAAATAAGATACACCCATGGCCTTCACATGCATCAAGTCTCCTTGGGGTTACGtaagtttgattttatttgctttcacgTCCCCATCTGTTCTTCCTAATCACATTAGGCTTCTTCActtttctgctgcaaaaatacCTTCTGAAGAGGGAGGGCTGCTCCAGACTGCCACAGTGGTACCAAAACTGGCCAGTGAAGATGAACTAACTGGCCCAGCTAGAACACCATTTCATGTCACAGGCTTCATAGCTTGATTTCAGTGAGCTCCTAGCAGCAGAGCTATGTCTGGGTTGGCAAACTGAGATGACAGAAATAGTGacttttcaaaagatgaatatCCAGAGTTTTGgcaaaagcaaagagaattGCTATCACTAATCTAAGGTAATGTAAGCTTCATCTGCATATGACAGTGAAACTAATTTAGGGTGTACAAAAGGAAGACGGTGCTCTGAGAGGCTTTTAATGAGTGTAAATCCTTAGGGTTCAAGTTGAACTACATGAGCTGACAATTTCTTGACAGGTTCAACCATTTAGATAACATCGAAGTATTCTCAGTTGTAATTGCATAAGCATTAATTGAACCTGGATTTTAAAGCCATCTAAGTAGTGTTATACCAAACAACTAGAGCAAATATTAGTAACTCAAAAATACTCCAAGACACCTACCTGTCTGATACTGCCATTCCATCTCTagacacatttctttttactatGAAGCCAAATATCCACATATAAGTTGAAGCAAACTATAAACAATCTCAACCTCTTGAAATCAGATgttacattttagaaaagtaAAGCAGAGTTTCTCTACCTCAGGCTCATTATCTGATGTGCATGTTTCCATCCACACACAGAGCTAAGGCTCATTAAGCACTATGTCAGGCCATGTTATTCAGAAAACATGGCTTAAATCTTGCAAGTGTAAAAGTGTTCAGTTGTGTTCTAGAGGAGAAGAAAGTAATTGGATGATGCTAAGATTACATCTCTGCATTCAGCCTCCAATTAATGAAGTTGTCACTTACTTTTATCTGACTTCACCACCTCTTCTTGGGCTTGTCTGTTACTTCTTGTGCAGATGGAAAGAGTCTTTATAGCGTAATTGGATGTGATCTGTCCTCCAGCCTAGATTTTGATTAGAATAAAGTGTACACTAACAACCATACAGTCCATGCCCCAACTTGCTCAAGGTTACAGAATAGCTTAGGTACCATGGATACAGTTACTCCTTATATCTAAACCCAAATACAAAATTAAGACCTTGGTTCAGTAGGTATCTCAAGATGAACAGATTCCGAAAACTAGGACAAGAACGTCTCCTCCCTGCCAACAACATGCATACACAATTCCCTGAAACTCTGAAGCCCAATTCCTTTCAAACTAACAAATCTTCTGATGCTGGTTAATTAGTAGAGTTAAACTGAGCACAACAGCCTTTTTCTAGACTTATTTTATCCACTGGATAGCAGGACTGCAGCATCTACACCAGCCTGGGTGGATACTCATTCCAATAAATATACAGCTATACAGCAAAACAGTGTCTACAGAtcaatgtatgtatatatttaggGATAAATTCCTCCCTGGCTCAATTCAACACTCACTGGTAATCAGGGAAAAGGGTTCCACTGCCTTTCAGTGCTCAAAATTTGACCATCCCTATTTTAAGCTTTAATCCTCCAACTGAGCCTGCAGTAGTGGATTCTTAAAATTTGCACGTCCCTGCAGGTAGAGCTGTGGACAGGTAGAAGCAACTGGCTCACAtataaaccactgaaaaattTGGGCTACAGAATACAAGGGGAAGCCGAGGCTCAAAACTACTCAAAATTGTACTTGAGACCACCATTACCGTGATACAATGGACAACATAGATGAAATACATGCAGTCAGTGTGACTGCACgtgtctttttccttaaaaaaagaagGCTAAACACAGGTTTTTTTCATGGActataataacaaaaataaagtgaagtCAGTTGACACAATTTACCTTCAAGAATTTGATCATTTTCTTCACCACCCCTTCTTTCACTACTGCTTCTACTGCCAAAGACGATGCCGGCAGGACACGACTTAACACTCCAATGGCTCTCTTAGCAAGAACAGtgtgagaggggaaaaaaaaaagtaatttacttatacagacaattttatttaaggcatttttacatttccttttcgCAAATTgttgaataaaagaaaagtaattaaagtgATAAAAGTAGAAGTTTACAGGAATATGAGGAACATTCAGGACATGGCTTTGTTATTGCTTACTGGAAACTCAACTCAGCACAGTTTCTAAAAATTCAGCATACAGAGAGGTGAGACCAAACCAAGATCAGGACAACCACTGGCATACTTATTTATTGAAACAAGTACCTAGTAGaaaccagcacagcactgctggcatTGAGGAGTCAAAGTAATTGCAAGTAAAGCAGATCAGTACAGTTCGTTTTAGTTCAGAGAGGTGAACTGACTTCCAGCTGAGACCACATCTGCTTCTACCCATTTGCCTTGAATAATTGCTATCTGTGGGAGTTACACACCATTAATAGGAGTACAGCCTCCTAGGAATGATTCACATAGAGGAAttgtaaaaagaaacagctgttAAACACCCAAATTGTTCTTCCTCCTTTGCTTCTCCATTGATTTAATACTTTATACTGAAAATGAGCCTAAGGATGAAATCTTTTGTATGAGCTTCTATTTAACAGATTTCAAGGGAACGCTGAAACCTCTTGCATTAAATGGAGTACCCAAACCCAAATAACCTAAGTGGTATATTATTTCTTTAGTAATAACAATACTCAAAACTCATCATAGGCTTTATAGCCTGAAGTACAGGCTTCCACAAGAGTTGCACTGGGCAGTAGCTTGCACTGTAGTATTCAGGACAGATCATCTGTCAACCCTTTCTTAGTCTACAGGTATCTACTTACAGTCACAATTCTTCCATCCTTGTCCCCAAGGAGAGACATGCATCTGCCACTTATGTCCAcagcaaagcactgaaaaagagTCAAGAACTCAGGAACAGCTGATTGCCAGAAAGCATTAAAGCAGAAACAGGTTAATAGACAAATTACTCTACACGAGAGAACCCCGTGGAGGTTAGGGCACACACAGTTCTATGTTAGTAACAGTTCAGCACCGTATTGGAATGTTCCTATATAGCTTCATAGACTCCTATCAGGCCCATTTACAGGGACAAGGGAAGAAGATGCTCCAACTGCTCAAACAATTCTGAATCTCCAAGAAAGCGATCATAACAAGAACGCTACCAAAGAACGTTCACAGATCTTGCATACCTGGATGATCGCATTTGATTCAAGCAGTAAGTTCATCATTAGGCCCAGCACTGCAAACAAACATTCCTGATACTTGGGAGTGTTCACATCAAAATATTCATCCTGTgcacaaaggagagaaaagtgCAGTCAGTTCAGAGGTTGAGGATGTGAGCTTCTTCAGACTCCTCTGTGCGTTCACCTACTGACCAATGTTCCCCCACGTACTACAAACTCCAGGGCAGAACAAGTTCTGTGAGCAGCAGTGACAACAACATCTTTTTGATACGGATTTGTTCTTGTGCGTGCTTTGCTTTGAAGCTTCTGATGTGTAGCAAGTTGACAAGATCCTTTCCCAACCCCTGAATTCTTCTGTTCCTGAGGACTGAGTTCATATGGCATCCTTACCCTGAAAGGTGCTGCCTACAATAAGGGACCACTCGCTCTCCTCCACCCATTTATTGAGCCACCACTTAGGTGAACAAGGGACTGCTTTGACACTTCCTATCATGCTATCAGATATAAAGGATATCAGTCAAGGGTCCAGGACAAGGGGAGGCAGGCAAACACGATCACACAAGTGCCATTTTCCTAAGCAATTGGGTTGAAAACAGTGTTGTAGGGAGCCATCAAGCCTCCTTACCACAAGCTTTATGCAGGCTTGCCAGCACTCTTTGCAGTCAGCCATCTGCATTCGGATGACTGTATCTGCGCACAGATTCCCCATGATGCCAATGCACTGGGCAAGTGCTGCCTGGTTCACCATCTTGGCAGAGGtctaaaaagagaaatcaaaaaagTGGAATATGAAATTAAGAACAAATGACAGGAATACCTATATGTTGTTTGGTTACCTCCCTGTCTGGGATTCCAGACTCTTTCTTGCCTGTATTAAATCCAAACTGCACAAACTTTGCAAATCAATGCCATTTTCACAGCTAATCTTCCACTGAAGTTCTGACAGTCCTACGACTCAGGAAAAAGTGACTGGCTTCTGTAGCCCCTAACCTTGAACCTCTTACTTGGGCCACAGAACAGAACAACCTCTGCTTCAGTTGCAATTCCAGGAAGTTACGTTCAAAAGGAGAGAGCAATAAGCCATATGAAAGTGGTATAATGACTGCATTTTCTTGGTGCTCAGCTGGAGAAGTGGAAATTCCTGAGCAAAGTGGCAATGTTTACTTTCCAGCTGCACCTGCACTTCTGCAACAGAACCCGTCTCCACTGTCATCTTCCTTCTTCCTGAGGATGAATTTCTGTGTCAACAGTATTTTAAGTTTGTAGTTTAAGTAAGTAATAACCAGAGAAGGGATCTGAACAACCCAACATGTTTTACTCGTAGACTAATGAGATCTTTTTACCCTGATCTCCTCTTAGGAGAATACAGAATAAGCCACTATCCAAGATCTAATTAGTTAGTGACAGTGGATTAAAGTCACATCAcaaaaagagtaaaacaaaactgGAGGGTGAAATCATTGCCTGACAGTTTCCAGTGGGAACCTGCAGCCAAGTCTAGAGCTTTCACTTAATAGGCAACATGCAGAAACAGCAACATGTAGAAACCAAGCACTAAATATTGAAGACAGAACATTTTCCTGAGGGAAGTATATGACAAAATTGGATTTATTATGCCTACAGAACTAGAAGTGTAACTACTGTAGTCCTGCCACAGAGGAGTTCTGTCTATGAGCAACTGGCTATAGAACTGGAAGGAGTCAAGCTGTGTTACAGGAGACTAAATGAGAGATACAGAAACTGAGTCTTTTCATACCAGTAACTGGGTGAATGCAGGTAAAACACCTGTGGAAAACATGATGCGACACTGGGTTTTGAACCTGTTGGGGATAAAGAAAGCCGTATTCGGACACTTCGAGCTTTAGACCGAAGTCACAcagaaaggcaacaaaacagGAACATCCAGAGAAAGTAAAACAAGTCAACAATGTACCCTTGCAGCAAAGCCCAACAGCCTGTATCATTAGGTCATTTAGTACATTTTAAAGCACAacttataaaaacaaagaaatgcaagttACTTCTCCTCTTGAGTTAAATCAGACAGTATATTCATGGCACTGCTAGCTCTGGCATCAGTGTTTTTGACGAACATCACCAATATCTGCAGCcatctgttattaaaaaaagaaacaaaacgGACAAAACTTGCATCAGCTCTAGCTTAATAATTAAAGATCGAAATTGTACTTTAAGTGTACCAATAGTTTATACTCTTATGATCTACTCTCCTTGAACTCACTAGATTTTGCCCAGGTTTTATGTACTAGGCCCTCCAAATATGTTTAGCCCCTAGGATTTTGGCACTGTATTCTCCCACAACGTGATACCTTTTTGCACAACCACAAGTGCTGTGTTCCATCAGCATCAGAACATTTTATCAGCATCTAAGCTTCACAAGGCATCTGAAGCCTAGATGCTTTGCTACTGACAAAAGTCTTAGGAGATGGACAAGTAGAATGTAATAGTCAGGACAGAGAACACTGTCAGCATAGCCTAGTACTGAAGAGCAGATTGTAAAGGCTCACGTGGAAGGTCAGTGATGATTGCATGGCTTAAAAGGACATGCTGAGCAAACCCAACAGTCCATGTGTGTGTATGGGTCAGAAAGTGTAAATTTACAATCTTTataggaacaaagaaaaattcatcTCCTGCCTGAATAAAAACATCCTACCAGTCACCTTTTGAGCTTCTGGAGCAGCATGCTTGCTGCTATGGGATTTGGAGCTGCATGGAATTTACAGGACTTGAGACTGCAAACCCATAACCTCTGCCCCACGATAAGCACTTCTGCAAACATGTGCTGGCATTTCTAGGTGCTCCCCTGGTGAGCTGAAattccctgctgctcttctccaACTTTGTAGTTTGGTGATAGAACCTATAGTTATAAGTTATCTTCTGAACATCCTAAGTCTTTTATAGCAGTCAAACCCAGGATCTCTTTCAGAAGTTGCCTGGAGAGCTTTCAGGCTCCTGATATTCTAAAGCAAAGTAATATTATTTGCCTCTTTTAAGCTTCCCCTTAGACATGGCTCATTTCTTTAGCCTTTCTTGCAAGGAAAAAGGTCTTGTGATTAATGTTGTATATTATATAGTGAAGTGTGTACATCTGTTGGAGAATCTTTTCTATTCACCCGACTCTTTAAACCATTTAGTGCAAACCGGTACATTAAAATTTCTCCTCTGCTTAACTGTAGAATAAAATAGCAGGACAATAGCACAGAGGTAATAGACTGTTTCTTTCTCCACTCAGTGAGTCATGGCAACATTGAATAATCATAAATGCCAATTACCAGATGAGGAGCGATTCGCAGCTTGAAATCATGAGCTATGAAGAGACAGCAATGTAAGCTCTTGCTGGAGTGCTAGACAAACACACACTTGtaggtttaaaaaaaggtaACTATGCCTCAAAATTACGTTAATGTCCTCAGAAATAAGCCCTTTCTACTTAGCTGCACAGACCTCTGCAGGTACAGTGTTTACTAAAGCTGTTTTCTCCATATGCATAACTTCCACTTTTGCTCAACTAGGCCTAGCCCTCTAGAGCAGAACCCTCAATATCATTATATTCTTTTCAGAAAGTCTGACACTTATTTATTGCTCAATGTGTTTGGGATTTTGATATTGTGCAATGAGCTTGGGATCTCTGAACCGAGGGATTAAGCAAGCTTAGCTGAATTTTAGTTGCATTAACTACCTGGATAGGTCCTGATGCCTGACCAACAATCTCCTCCCATTCTCATTCTCTGAGTAGAGCATGATTAGTGCCAACGTCTCCTTTTGGATCTCCAATACACCAGAAGCAAGTAGTTTTGACAGCTGTGCATTCACATCAGGGTGAGTCAATAGAAGCCgttgattttcttctgaaagcagagcaCATCTAAGAGCAATGTCACACATGATAAAATCCCCATTATTTGACACTTTTTTCTCTCTAGGTGTTGATTTAACCGGTTTAGTATCTTTATTTCATCCACTAATGTGCTCATTCACTCTGACACGTTCACCTTGCATAACATTCCTGCAGAGCAATGGTACAGTAGAACTCACTAATCTGCTCTCAGCCTCATGACTTcatcacacacacacgtgtTGGAATTTCTGCTCTCACACACTACATGGTACCTGCTCTGGCACCATGCATTGCTTCAAAGGAACAGACACCGGAACCGTGAGCACAAAGTGCTCCTCTCAACAGATCTGTGTCAGCTGCCTGCAAACTGCTATCAGCCAGGCTGTTCAGGCACAATAGCACACTGCCCCACCAGGCAAACACATGTAGCTGCACATGAGTCTTTCTTCTAGCTACTTTTAAGAATATAAAGCAAGTTTTCCTCCTACCATGCTGCATGAATATTCCCTTGGGCATCAGCAGGACCCCAGCCGAGGTGCAGATACCAAACTTTCTGTATTGCCCTCCTGTGGCAGTCTTGCCACACCAGCGGCCACTTTGCTACCCTGGCCCATTTCTGGGCTGCCTCCAGGCTTCCTAGAAATACAGGCTAAGGCTGCCTAACCAGTGACTGCTTACTGTGAATGACAAAGGAATTCACCCTTCTCTAACAGCACTTCTACACAGCCCTGATTTCACTGCTGTAACTgcttaaaaaagataaaattatagAAATGATATTATCTTAAGAACCAGCAATAATCACAGGGAATTTACTTTCTGCCCCTTcagtaaatttaaaatgtttatataaatagaCTCTAAGTTTTGTCTCATGATAGAAAGAAGCACCACTGCCGTGGTTGCTCTTAGCAGCAAACACCCAACGCTTGTGTTTGACCTGTAAATCTTTGTTTACAATAAGGTCTAGACCCAAGTGCCCTGGGAAAGTGATGTTCGTGCCAAACAACTATTTTAGACACAGCAAGTGCCATATTAACAGTACATTAACAATGATTAATGTTGGTTACACCGTTTTACCATTCCCGGCGCAGACAGCTTGccaaaggaggagaagagaaacagacagaTCCACTTCAGCGatgtgttttctctctgcacagAAGCCCCTAAATTAGAAACGAGAGCTTGTAAAAAGAACTAAGGACCAATGAAACAGTTACGGTTAGCTCTTTGGCaaggaaaaatatcagtaaAGCCTCACACAGATGAGGATCGCTATATGAACATTTAAGCTTATAAATCCCAATACTAGCTTATTAGTTCAACATTCTTAGGACTCCCAGACTTGTTTTCCCCAGGACCTCCTCTGAGGCCAGATTTATGAACTACTAACTCTACATGACCCTCAACATACACAGACCCTACACAATCACTGTAAACCACAAGTAATGAATTCAGTTCTGCACTGAGAAAGTTGTGGCTAGCCAGGGCGTACAAGCTTGGTGCCAATTTGGAATTATGCCTCAGGAGAAGAATAGCTCTCATGCCTTGTTTAACCAGATCGTGCTGCTCCAAACCAACTTAGCTGTGCAAAATTTTCAGAGCACAACTTCTGCAGAACTCTTATTTGTTTATATCATCTGTCTGGAACTGACTCAGATATACATTCAGACAGGAGATTCCTTATGAGGCAAAGATTAGAAAGCAATTTAGGTAGGTATTAGTCagatttagtttttatttaccAAAATGCAGTATAATACCTGCcaagaaaacacagcagcagaagataCAGGTCTCCAATCCTATTCCTGATTACAGGACTGAGGCTATCTACTGACATCAATTAATAGCACCAGGGAGGCCAGTGAGCATACTTAAAGTGACTAACTTCTTACATCAAATGTTCTTTTATAGAAAGCTTTTACAAAATTGCTCTCACCACTAAAGACAGGGTAACTGTGCAGAAATAGGAGATCAGAGACAGAAGCAGGAACTCAGGAATTCTGTCCACTGCATCTAAGAGAGCACTATTTGAGTCAGATATAAGCCAGTCTTCAGACATTAAAATCAGTTATTCCATTATTATGTGATCATTTCATCTGCATTTCATGAGGTGATTGTGTTtcttgaaaacaatattttcatttccttatgCTGTAACATGCTACTGTTCTCTTTTGGAGAGCTCTTACCGTCTTATGACCTCGTTGTCATTGATGATACTGAATCCATTGTTTGTTCTAAATAAAGTTTGCT
It contains:
- the TTC12 gene encoding tetratricopeptide repeat protein 12, producing MLHGQQEEDFQRFLRRVDDITNLLQDLNSPDPAVKENAIVETEKRLREQEAGKEEESKTTVNRTVINTRASDVSTAEAVNPDGFLAALEKDAKERAKRRKRNERLANTLKEKGNDAFRKGDYDTAIQRYTEGLEKLKDKQELYTNRAQAYLKTHEYEKAIGDCEWALKCSEKCIKAYFLMGKAHLALKHYSESRQCYQKILEIDPQKESLFKDCINEVNLEEKRMKEEDRAMKEFLSGKLAALSVKELLQKLDRPDQNILFYAGGIKALTGAVKDRTEQTLFRTNNGFSIINDNEVIRRGFCAERKHIAEVDLSVSLLLLWQAVCAGNEENQRLLLTHPDVNAQLSKLLASGVLEIQKETLALIMLYSENENGRRLLVRHQDLSRWLQILVMFVKNTDARASSAMNILSDLTQEEKFKTQCRIMFSTGVLPAFTQLLTSAKMVNQAALAQCIGIMGNLCADTVIRMQMADCKECWQACIKLVDEYFDVNTPKYQECLFAVLGLMMNLLLESNAIIQCFAVDISGRCMSLLGDKDGRIVTRAIGVLSRVLPASSLAVEAVVKEGVVKKMIKFLKAGGQITSNYAIKTLSICTRSNRQAQEEVVKSDKRFSVLLKLLDSENEIIVGNAAFCLGQCLVVPGAATSLLNSNVVMTLLKHAGGDATRTSVQENAAIALGKLCVAEPRHIVQLRELNGMAILNSSMKYVHSI